A section of the Triticum dicoccoides isolate Atlit2015 ecotype Zavitan chromosome 7A, WEW_v2.0, whole genome shotgun sequence genome encodes:
- the LOC119334491 gene encoding cysteine-rich and transmembrane domain-containing protein WIH1-like isoform X2, which yields MSYQQGYPPPGTAAAYPPPGQQQAYVAPPPAAYQQGQQYPPAGGDTTSRGGHGHGGDGFLKGCCAALCCCCLLDACF from the exons ATGAGCTACCAGCAGG GCTACCCGCCGCCGGGCACCGCAGCAGCGTACCCTCCGCCGGGCCAGCAGCAGGCCTACGTCGCGCCGCCGCCGGCTGCGTACCAGCAGGGCCAGCAGTACCCTCCGGCCGGCGGCGacaccaccagccgcggcgggcacGGCCACGGCGGCGATGGGTTCTTGAAAGGATG CTGCGCGgcgctctgctgctgctgcctcctcgACGCCTGCTTCTGA
- the LOC119334491 gene encoding cysteine-rich and transmembrane domain-containing protein WIH1-like isoform X3, producing the protein MSYQQGYPPPGTAAAYPPPGQQQAYVAPPPAAYQQGQQYPPAGGDTTSRGGHGHGGDGFLKGCCAALCCCCLLDACF; encoded by the exons ATGAGCTACCAGCAGG GCTACCCGCCGCCGGGCACCGCAGCAGCGTACCCTCCGCCGGGCCAGCAGCAGGCCTACGTCGCGCCGCCGCCGGCTGCGTACCAGCAGGGCCAGCAGTACCCTCCGGCCGGCGGCGacaccaccagccgcggcgggcacGGCCACGGCGGCGATGGGTTCTTGAAAGGATG CTGCGCCGCGCTGTGCTGCTGCTGCCTCCTCGACGCCTGCTTCTGA
- the LOC119331116 gene encoding histone-lysine N-methyltransferase ASHR2-like — MDCEILRPTEEPKKSTALSQSAILLSEVSCSSSPSAAAGMAPPNMAGDTLRVADLPGRGRALLAARDILEGEVLLSESPILLYPSSLASLSSYCSACFRSLPPPPHAPCPSCRAAAFCSPACAAASHPRLLCAALSGGLAAAPEAHQEPLLFLLSAYSLQEPSLGALLSLSSAPQGPSPSQQQDAAGLHAAVASVAPPHMLPAGFSPDLTAALLSKDRTNSFSILEPYRPDVPLELRKARCCAVYPRASLLNHDCLPNACHFDYADRPGPGNTDIVVRALHGITEGKEVCISYFAANWRYADRQRRLLEDYGFRCECDRCQIESKWKFDDDNDGGDGDDTMEEGHGKEVAEDGGDEGMEQEEGSDDDDDDFPHAFFFVRYLCDREDCYGMLAPLPPLPSGELSHIFECNACGQLKKEEDEDEPDAGECSMDQ; from the coding sequence ATGGACTGCGAAATACTCCGGCCCACGGAGGAGCCCAAAAAGAGCACCGCTCTCTCCCAGAGTGCCATTCTTCTGTCAGAAGTTtcctgctcttcctctccctccgccgccgccggaatgGCACCGCCAAACATGGCCGGCGACACGCTCAGGGTAGCCGACCTCCCGGGCCGCGGCCGCGcgctcctcgccgcccgcgacATCCTCGAGGGCGAGGTGCTCCTGTCGGAGTCGCCCATCCTCCTCTACCCGTCCTCgctcgcctccctctcctcctACTGCTCCGCCTGCTTCCGCTCGCtcccgccgccgccccacgccccCTGCCCTtcctgccgcgccgccgccttctgctcccctgcctgcgccgccgcctcccacccgcGCCTCCTCTGCGCCGCGCTCTCCGgcggcctcgccgccgcccccgagGCGCACCAGGagcccctcctcttcctcctctcggcCTACTCGCTCCAGGAGCCCTCCCtcggcgccctcctctctctctcctcggcTCCGCAGGGCCCCTCCCCGAGCCAGCAGCAGGACGCCGCGGGCCTCCACGCCgcggtggcgtcggtggcgccgCCGCACATGCTGCCCGCGGGCTTCTCTCCGGACCTCACGGCGGCCCTCCTCTCCAAGGACCGGACCAACAGCTTCTCCATCCTGGAGCCGTACCGCCCCGACGTGCCGCTGGAGCTCCGCAAGGCGCGGTGCTGCGCGGTGTACCCTCGGGCGTCACTGCTGAACCACGACTGCCTGCCCAACGCTTGCCACTTCGATTATGCCGACAGGCCGGGGCCGGGGAACACGGACATCGTCGTGCGCGCTCTCCATGGCATAACAGAGGGGAAGGAGGTTTGCATCAGCTATTTCGCGGCCAATTGGAGGTATGCTGACAGGCAACGCAGGCTGCTGGAGGATTATGGGTTCCGGTGTGAGTGTGATCGGTGTCAGATTGAGAGCAAGTGGAAgtttgatgatgataatgatggcgGTGATGGGGATGATACCATGGAAGAGGGGCATGGCAAGGAGGTtgctgaagatggtggtgatgagggGATGGAGCAGGAGGAAgggagtgatgacgatgacgacgatttCCCGCATGCCTTCTTCTTTGTGAGGTATCTGTGTGATCGTGAGGACTGCTATGGCATGCTTGCACCGCTGCCGCCCTTGCCGAGCGGTGAGCTGTCCCACATATTTGAGTGCAATGCCTGTGGGCAACTGAAGAAggaagaagatgaggatgagcctgatGCTGGTGAATGCAGCATGGACCAGTAG
- the LOC119334696 gene encoding uncharacterized protein LOC119334696, producing MAEFSWLTALGFAFLTFNSGMAVYRSNGDAGSVVFVAVSYLDLVALFACLRLYERLDRHSPRRERLKAAVWALTTLLTVMFTYKVAEVMPLAVKLLVWAMAAATTCGGFYVFFVHDDKPYQQLQDASAAAERGDVAN from the coding sequence ATGGCGGAGTTCTCGTGGCTCACGGCGCTAGGGTTCGCCTTCCTGACCTTCAACTCCGGCATGGCCGTGTACCGCTCCAACGGCGACGCGGGGTCCGTCGTCTTCGTCGCCGTCTcctacctcgacctcgtcgccctCTTCGCCTGCCTGCGCCTCTACGAGCGCCTCGACCGCCACTCCCCGCGCCGGGAGCGGCTCAAGGCCGCCGTCTGGGCGCTCACCACGCTGCTCACCGTCATGTTCACCTACAAGGTCGCCGAGGTCATGCCACTCGCCGTCAAGCTCCTCGTCTGGGCGATGGCCGCCGCCACCACCTGCGGCGGCTTCTACGTCTTCTTCGTGCACGACGACAAGCCGTACCAGCAGCTGCAGGACGCGTCGGCGGCCGCCGAGCGCGGGGACGTCGCCAACTAG
- the LOC119334491 gene encoding cysteine-rich and transmembrane domain-containing protein WIH2-like isoform X1, with amino-acid sequence MSYQQGYPPPGTAAAYPPPGQQQAYVAPPPSTYPQDQQYPPAGADTTSRGGHGHGGDGFLKGCCAALCCCCLLDACF; translated from the exons ATGAGCTACCAGCAGG GCTACCCGCCGCCAGGCACCGCAGCAGCGTACCCTCCGCCGGGCCAGCAGCAGGCCTACGTCGCGCCGCCGCCGTCCACCTACCCGCAGGACCAGCAGTACCCTCCCGCCGGCGCCGACACCACGAGCCGCGGCGGGCACGGCCACGGCGGCGATGGCTTCTTGAAAGGATG CTGCGCCGCGCTGTGCTGCTGCTGCCTCCTCGACGCCTGCTTCTGA
- the LOC119334467 gene encoding cysteine-rich and transmembrane domain-containing protein B-like, protein MSYQQGATATAYPPPGQQQQQAYVAPPPPAGYPQKDQQYPAAAGADTTTSRGGHGHHHGGGFWRGCCAALCCCCLLDACF, encoded by the exons ATGAGCTACCAGCAGGGCGCCACCGCCACGGCCTACCCTCCGccgggccagcagcagcagcaggcctacgtagcgccgccgccgccggccggctACCCGCAGAAGGACCAGCAGTATCCTGCCGCCGCCGGCGCCGACACCACCACGAGCCGCGGCGGCCATGGACACCACCACGGCGGCGGCTTCTGGAGAGGCTG CTGCGCCGCTCTGTGCTGCTGCTGCCTCCTCGACGCCTGCTTCTGA